A genomic region of Tigriopus californicus strain San Diego chromosome 1, Tcal_SD_v2.1, whole genome shotgun sequence contains the following coding sequences:
- the LOC131880923 gene encoding palmitoyltransferase ZDHHC18-B-like, translated as MFPVRRSEAVPRSCFCGHTHPSQSRLASDSHLLGSAYAMPRRQRKWEVFPGKNQFLCGGRIIMARQAGIFYLTVFLIVVTASLFFVFDCPYLTVKISPLVPVVGAILFIFTLSNLFMTSFSDPGIIPRATREEAWDTERQIEIQPNGNGTAYRPPPRTRETIVNNQTVKLKYCFSCKIFRPPRASHCSICDNCVERFDHHCPWVGNCVGKRNYRYFYLFLVSLAFLCIFLFGCAVSHLVLLAKEEDTYAKKGTFIQAIRDSPSSIVVVVICFFSVWSIIGLAGFHTYLTSTNLTTNEDIKGAYSSKRNHDNFNPFSRGGLVQNCLDVLCSPMNPSLIDATGIVTEQYLISNSHVDVDNHQNAQHYGTTLLHGEGSTYPQQQQPSAARPSHNGVYQQQHPASLQNLKSPDEDDGDDMELPPPPSNMGPPRHQIEIDLQQRTMIDSALDLDSLDGVPDDTGSTVASGSQVGLINNGSGESDHHRYSRHQREAEGTV; from the exons GCCGTAGTGAGGCTGTCCCGCGCTCCTGCTTTTGCGGTCACACCCATCCGAGTCAGTCTCGGCTGGCCAGTGACAGTCATCTTTTGGGCAGTGCTTACGCCATGCCTCGCCGACAGAGAAAATGGGAGGTGTTTCCCGGCAAAAATCAGTTCCTGTGCGGCGGCCGCATTATCATGGCCCGCCAAGCCGGCATTTTCTACCTCACCGTTTTTCTGATCGTGGTGACGGCCAGTTTGTTCTTCGTGTTCGACTGCCCGTACTTGACCGTTAAAATCAGCCCGCTTGTGCCCGTGGTGGGTGCCATTCTGTTCATCTTTACCCTATCTAATCTCTTCATGACGAGTTTCTCCGATCCAG GAATTATTCCACGAGCCACACGTGAAGAGGCTTGGGACACGGAGCGTCAGATTGAGATCCAACCCAACGGGAATGGAACGGCTTACCGACCTCCGCCTCGGACGCGAGAAACAATTGTGAATAATCAGACTGTCAAATTGAAGTACTGCTTCTCGTGCAAGATATTTCGGCCTCCGCGGGCCTCGCATTGCTCGATCTGTGACAACTGCGTGGAGCGCTTTGACCACCACTGCCCATGGGTGGGCAATTGTGTGGGTAAACGCAACTATCGCTACTTCTATTTGTTCCTGGTCTCTTTGGCGTTCCTCTGCATTTTCCTCTTCGGCTGTGCCGTGTCCCATTTGGTTCTCTTGGCCAAAGAAGAGGACACCTACGCCAAAAAGGGTACCTTCATTCAAGCTATCCGGGACTCCCCGTCGAGTATTGTGGTTGTCGTGATTTGCTTCTTCTCCGTGTGGAGCATCATCGGTCTGGCCGGATTCCACACCTACCTCACCTCCACCAATCTGACCACCAACGAGGACATCAAGGGCGCTTACTCGAGCAAGCGCAATCACGACAACTTCAATCCATTCAGTCGCGGCGGATTGGTGCAGAACTGCTTGGACGTGCTCTGCTCGCCCATGAATCCGAGTCTGATCGACGCCACGGGCATTGTCACCGAGCAGTATCTCATCTCGAACTCCCACGTTGATGTGGATAATCATCAGAACGCGCAACACTACGGAACGACCCTCCTTCACGGCGAGGGATCCACTTatccacaacaacagcaacctTCGGCGGCCAGACCTTCACATAATGGGGTGTATCAGCAACAACATCCGGCCTCACTGCAGAATTTAAAATCCCCCGATgaggatgatggtgatgacaTGGAGCTCCCGCCCCCGCCTTCCAATATGGGACCGCCTCGACATCAGATCGAGATTGACTTGCAGCAACGCACAATGATCGACTCGGCACTCGATTTGGACAGTCTGGATGGGGTCCCGGATGACACTGGGAGCACGGTGGCGTCGGGAAGCCAAGTGGGACTGATCAACAACGGCAGTGGAGAATCGGATCACCATCGCTATTCG